GGCAAACCAGACAAGAGGTGCAAACCACGCACATCCATCACGGTCTGGTCGAAGTCGTTGTCTGGGAACGCAGAGCCGATTCGAATCTTGATGTCTTCGGCCGTGCGCTCACCCACCACGAGGTTGTGAACCTTTTTGAGATGGACGCCAATCGAATCGCTGATTTCATCACCAGCAACGCGAACGGATTCACTCAGCACGGTGCCTCCGAGGCTGAGCACCGCCACTTCGGTGGTTCCACCACCGATGTCCACAATCATCGTGCCGACGGGCTCTGTCACCGGCAGCCCAGCACCAATCGCCGCGGCCACGGGCTCATCGATGAGATGCACTTCTCTGGCACCGGCCAGGCCCGCCTCACGCACGGCGCGGCGCTCCACACCCGTCACACCACTCGGGATGCCCACCACCAAACGCGGCGCAATGATCCCGCGCCCCTCATTGCCTTTTTGAATGAAGCTTTTGAGCATCTGCTCAGCCGCATCAAAGTCCGCGATCACGCCATCACGTAGGGGCCGAACGGCACGAATGTTCCCGGGCGTCCGGCCCAGCATCAGCTTCGCTTCATCACCGACAGCCAGGGGCACTCCCCTCTCCAGATCAATCGCCACCACAGAAGGCTCTTGCAACACGATCCCCTTTCCGGAGACGTAAATCAGGGTGTTGGCAGTGCCGAGGTCGATACCGATGTCACGGGAGAGTTGAAATCGACGAAAAAGCACTGGCTGTGGCACAAGTCGCCGAATCTTAGGAGGGGTGTCATGCGCTGGCTCATGCATCGCCTGATCCATCGGCTGATACATCCGGCGCTGAGGGTGGAACTCCTTAAAAGCAGCCACGTCAACCGTGGCGCATCATTGATCCACACAGAACAAGACCTTTATGGGTGTCAATTCCGTAACCCTGGTCGGCCGCGCCGGCCGAGATCCCGAAGTTCGTTACTTCGAATCGGGAAGCATGGTGGCCAACCTGACCATTGCCGTGAATCGCCGCAGCCGCGACGACGAACCAGATTGGTTCAACCTTGAGATCTGGGGCAAACAGGCCCAGGTTGCCGCCGATTACGTCAAAAAAGGATCACTCCTGGGCATCATCGGCAGCTTCAAATTGGATCGCTGGACCGATCGCAACAGCGGTGAAGAACGCAGCAAGCCTGTTGTTCGCGTCGATCGCCTCGAACTCCTCGGCTCCAAACGCGACAGCGAAGCGGGCACCGGTGGATTCGGGGGAGGGAGCCCGAGCGACGAAGAAGTTCCCTTCTGAAACAGGGGCCCACGGCGACCGGCGACTTCCTCGAGTGGAGGGGCTCAACACAGCCGGTCGCCGGCGCCTATCCGCTGGTTAGTCGGCCGACTGGCGGCGACGCCAAATCCTGAGGGCCAGCCAGATCCCACCAGCCAAAACGGCAATCACCAAGCCCACCTTGATCACCTTGGAGACAGGGTCGATCCAGACCTCAACATTGCTGTATCCCTCACCAAGAACCATCCCAGCGATGGTGAGCAACAGCGTCCAAATCAGGCTGCCAGCCGTGGTCCAAATCAAAAATGGCGCCATCGGCATCAACTCGATTCCTGCAGGAACCGAAATCAAGGTGCGAATGCCTGGCACCAACCGTCCCCAAAACACGAGGGCCGTGCCGTAGCGGCTAAACCAGCGGCGACTCCGCGCCAACTCCTCGGGGCTAATGCCGATCCAGCGGCCATGGCGCTCGAGCCATTGCTCAATGCGTTGTTCATTGATCAAACGGCCTATGCCATGCCAAGGCAACGCCCCCAGCACCGTTCCAATCAAACCCGCCAGCACAACGGGGACAAATTGCAGTTGCCCTTGCTGCACATAGAAGCCTCCCAAAGGCATGATCAGCTCAGAGGGAATAGGCGGAAACAAATTTTCGAGAAACATGGCCGCAAAAATGGCGCCATACCCCAACCATTGATTTGCCTCGACGGCCTGTCCAATCAGCTCTGGAAGCTGGGTAATCAGTTCAGACAGAGACATCAAGCAAGAACAAAAAAAAAGTATATACCAATTAACAAAAAATTAAAGAGGGATTAGGATTAGCAAATTAAGCCAAGAGCCAATGGCTCATTAAAAAAGGAAGATAAAACCTTCAAAAAAAAAGATGATAATAATTACCATATCAACAGCTGTTGGAGATTGACCTAAAAAAAAAGGGGGAAACAGAGGAAGATTGATTATCAAAAAATACTTGAGGTTGGATAACACCAAAAGCGAAAGAGAGAACGCGGGGAAAGCGCAATAAATGACAAATTTGGATTAATCAAACAAAAGATATAGAGCGGCAGAAAATGCATAAAGGCCAATCCATTCACCACCTAGCAAAGCAAAAGATGCATAAAGAGAAATGAAGAAAAAATAGACACAGAGAAATTAATCAAAAACTTTAGAATGCAGAAGAATAATGGAAGCGCAGAGAAGCCAAGGCGAAAAGAGAGTTAAAACGCAGATTCACAAGAAACATGACAATAAACTCAAGAAAGAAATAGCGGCGAGCACTAGAAGATATAAAAGAAAATTGTATAATGACAAAGATTAAGCAACACCGAACAAATTAGAGAAAAATAAACGGCGTGAACTTTGAGGTGGATGCCTTTTATTGGAAAGTTCTGGCCCCTGACATCGTTAACTCCGGGCGGGAGGAACAGGGTTCGATCTGAGCGTAGGCCTCGTGGGAAATTCTGCCTCCCAGAGTGCTGTGTGGGCTTACATGGCAGTATCTCCAGAGGAATCGCGCCAGGTTAATCTCAGCGTCCCAACCATCGCTGTAGGCGTGCAGATACACCTCCTCGTATTTGACTGTGTGCCACAGCCGTTCGACCAAGATGTTGTCGTAGCAGCGTTTCCTTCCTGACCAGCTGATCTTGATCTCCTCTGCCTGCAGCCTTGCCGCGAAGTCGCTAGAGGTGAATTAGCAGCCCTTGTCGGAGCGGAAGATCTCTGGTTTGCAATCCCCTGCCAACGCCATCTCCAGGGCATCGAGACAGAACTCCGTGTCAAGGCTGTTCGAGAGCTTCCAGCTGAGGACATTTCTGGAGAACAGATCAACGATCGCCACCAAGTAGAGAGCGTCAATCCTGGCCATGATCCGTAGTGTCGATGCCCGCACCGGCGTGGGCCTGTAATACAGCATGGATCTGGACAGACCCAGCAGCGCACATTGTGGCTGACGCTGAGCTCGGGGTGGCCTGGATCGACCAGCTTGCGCAGTTCACGGGCGTCAGAGCAGCTAAGACTTTTTTTGAGCCACTCCAGCTCCATCTGCAGCTTGCCGATCTGCTGGAACAGCTCTGCCTCCTTGTCCTTGCTCCTCTTGCCCCTGGCGAACAGCTCGCTGGCACCGTCCAGCAGCTGCCGCTTTCACTGGCTTACCTGGATCGAGTGGATGGCATGGTCAGCGGTGATCTCCTAGATCGTCTTGCGGCCACTGATCGCCTCCATGGCGACTCGGGCCTTGAACTCGGGACTGTGGGTGCGGCGCTTACTCATTGGCGGAAGCCCCGATCAGGGGCGGTGCCCCGCATCAGAGGTTAACGATGGGGCCTGTCCAGAAAAACCAGTACACCTCACTTATGAGGCATTGGAACATACAAATAAGATAAGAATTAGCAGAAAAAACAATAGCAGTCAACAGATATAAGACTTAAAAAAGGGCAGAAAAGTGCAATACGATAACGTGTGAAAGCTGTCATCAAAGCAGGCACAAAGAGCAATAAGCAAAGAAAACAAATACTACAGATAAACAAGAAGAAAAGGGAAGCTAGATGAGAATAAAAGAAACAATTGATTGCAAATACCTATATAGAATATACATAGAGTCATTTCCTAAATTAGGAAATGGATACTCATAAAAGACAAAGAATAATATGACTCGACCTAAAGTGAAAAAAAGACCTATGCCAGTTGTACGAAAAATGAGGACAAAGTATTGTCAGAAAAAGAAAAATCAATAATTGATATAAAAACTTTAAAAAACAATAAAATTGCAAAGCAATTGATACAAAAAGCATAAAGCAAAACCGATATAAATTTAAAAAAATAATTACACAGATGTATAACAAACTCTAATTAAACATACATAACAGGCCTAAGGACACATACCCTCAACAAGAGGAACCTCAAAACACTTCTTATGCATAATAGGTCCGTGACCAAAATAACCATCTTCACCAAAAAGTTCACCATGATCAGCAGAAACAATAAAATAAGTATTGGAAGGACATTTAGAGAATAGTGAATCCATTAATGAGTCAACATGATTAACGCACAAAGATTGCTGTTCATGCAAGAATTTCATTTGTTGGTCTTCAAAAAAACTAGAGCCATTATTTGTTTCTGAGCGATTAGTAAGCATGAAATCATCCATTGCCTTAAAAACTCCATGAACTCCAGAAATATGTGGAAGAGTCTCATCAGTTAACATATAAGGATAATGGGTTTCACCTAAATTGAAAAAATAGAAAGTAGGTGATTCATTGTCAAAATCAACAATATCAATCATACCCTGAAAGTCATTATGATTAGACATCAACTCATAATCATCAAAATGTTGACTTGCAGGTGTAAACTTATTAAGAACAGGCATTGAAACTCGAGCTACTGTGCGATAGCCATTGTCCTTGAGCATTCGTGGCAAGGAGAGATAAGGCACAAAACTCTTGAAGGATAAATTGGGAATATCAAGACGCTCAACCCACTTAGAAAATTCGTTTTTATAAACCTCAGAAGCAAAAACATTGCGAGGGCTTTCATGAGGCAATAAACCCATTAAAATGGTATGGTGAGAAGGTGAGGTCCATGAAGCATAAGTAAATCTTCTAGATAGTTTACCCAAACTTAAAATATTAGACGCATTAGCACTAAGGAAACTGTCGTAACGACAACTATCGAGAATGATATAGACAAGATTATTAGCCATGATCAAAGCAAAAGGTAATTTACTATAGCAAATCAGAGGCGAAATGGAAAGAAACAAATAAGTTTGTTCAATCAATAAGATTATTCAAAAGAGAGTCAGCATCCTCAAAATGATTAGTACGCAACAAAGTACGTGCAAGACCGAGCTTGGAACGCACAGAGTCAGGACTATCAATAAGAGCAGCCTCGAACATTGATTTTGCTAAATCAACATTATCCATAATAAGATAAAGTTCGCCTAACAGCTCAAATGAACGATAAGAGGCTAAATTAACAATCATTAAGTGGTCAAGTTCTTTAAGTGCCGTCTCATACTGATTAGCCTCCATTAAAGCACGGGCATATAAAATAGAGAGGGATTCATTGGGAGGGGAAAAGTGATAAGCACGTGAAAAGTACTCAACAGAGAGCTCAATTTCATTCTTAGCACAATAGATTAATCCTAATCCACAGTTAGCAAGAGAACTTGTAGGATTAATTATAATAGATTTTCGATAAGCAGTCTCAGCGCAACCATGTTGCTGTAAACAGATATAAATCAAACCTTGCTGAGCATATGTATCAGAACAACTTGAATCTAAGTCCAAAGACTTGTTAATCCATAAAAAAGCATTTTCAAAATCATAAATCTGACAAAACAAATAAGATAAACAACGGGAAAGGAATGAGGAGGGTGGGTTTCTATCGATGTAATTCAAAAGAAAATCAATAGAAATATCATATTGCTTATCCTTAGCACTCTGCATAGTGTACTGAACTGCAGTTAAAGGGGTAAGAGGAGTACAGATAAGCCTTGGTTTGTGCATAACAAGATAAATAATGAAAAAACAAAAAGGATTGAAAGGGACGTGATCAAATCAATAATATCAATTGCAGTCAGTAAGCACTACTAGTTAAAAGCCAAAAGGATCACAATGGGGAGGCAACATAAAGAATTCCATCAAATCGATAATAGCATATAGACAAGCACAAAGAATGATAAAACCTACAAGGAAAGAAAACAGTGAGCGAGCTCGATAGTATAAGAATAAAAGAAACACCTGATTCCAAAAAAGAAAGATAAAGCGATTATTAGGCTAAAAAGATAGAAACCTAGAAAGCATAAAAAAACAAGACAAGAAAACGAATGAAGGCTAAAAAAGAAATATTTAATTAAACTGATAGAAAACATAGCCAGACAAATAGTGAGTCACAAAAAAAGTATGAATTTTATCTTACTACTACTCGAGAAGCCTGAATGAAGAACATAGCTGCGCATGAAACCAATCAGAAAACAAGAAATGAGCTAAATAAAACAAGAAAAGAAAAGGGTAGGCGCAGAAAACAAAAAGTCGTACATTCTAACGTGCAAAAAATTATTAAAAAGAGACTGACGAAAGAAACAATATAAATACTACTCAGTTGTTATTACGACGACGTTTAGGTCGTTTCATCGGAGCAATAATGGGATTCAACATATAGATATCAGCAGGAAGTTGAAGCATGTAAAGAATAACGCTGGCAACATTCTCAGAAGTCATCATTAGTGACGGTTGAATAGAAGTTGATCCATTTTGAAGCCACAAATCAGTATTGACAGCATCAGGAAGAAGACATTGAACACGTATACCGCTAGAAGAAACCTCAGCGGCTATGGACTCAGATAACCCAATTATGCCAAATTTAGACGAACAGTATGGACCATCAAAGGCTCGACCTTGCGTACCAGATACTGAAGAAATGTTGATTATGTCGCCAAATCGCTGCTTCTGCATAATGGGTATGAAAGCACGATTTAGCAAAAATGTACCTGTAAGGTTAACATTGATAATTGTTTCCCATTCAGAGAGGGATGTCTCGGATATAGGCTTGAGAGATTCTCCAGTTCTAAGCAAGCCGACACAATTAACAAGACCATTTATATGCTGAAAATGCGCCGAATACCATGTTGTTAAATCCTTTAGTGAAGACTCGGAAGAAATATCTGCTGCAAAGACTTGAGGTTTGGGAGCATTAGGATTGCTTTTCGATAGATCATCAACTAAATCAACTAATAATTCAGTGGATAAATCGACCAAGACGACTGTTGCGTTTAAACTGTGTAACAATGTAGAAAGGGATTTTCCAATTCCACCAGAAGCACCAGCTACAAGATAAACAGAGCCACGAAGATTCACATTGTCAGGAAAAGTCATGAGCTTTACCTCCTATACTGTTTGAAGAAATCCCAGCTTAACATTGAAGCATCAACTTTATAAGATGTGGTGCCAACAAGCCATCTGGGCTGTGAAGAACCGCTGGGCCATGTATGCCCACCACCAATAATCTTATAAAGAACAACGCTTGACGAGTCTTGACATTCAGAAAATAAATATTTGATGACATTTGTAGAATCTTTTGAAACAGATGAGGACGAAACTACGTCTTCTTGACGTGGTTGGATACTACAATTGTTATTAGTTGCCCACCATTTTGCAGTTGAAAGTGGAGAAAGAAAAGTACCGACTCGTCCTTTAGAAGAGGTACCACCCTTCCAAGGGACAAATCTGTCCAAAGTACCCGAAAACATGATAACTGGCATGGGCCGACTTGGCTTACAGAATAGTTCAAGATCTATTGGCATTGCACCGGCTATGACAGAAATGGCAGCAATTCTATTGGACAATTCACAACCTAAACGCTGAGACATAAAGCCACCATTAGATATTCCAATGGCATAAATTCGTGAAGAATCAACATTCTCACTCAAAATGATCGTATCTATAAGAGAATTAATGAAACTAACATCATTGGCATTATGTCCAATAGATGTACGTCCATCATTCCAGTTTTTCTTATGTGCATTAGGATAAACAACTACAAATTTTTCGCTATCAGCCAAGTCATTCAAACGAGAAGTCTTACGAAGTCTGTCGGCAGTGGTTTTACCGCCATGAAGAGCAATGACGAGAGGGAGTTGAACATCAGAAGAAACAGCGGGTTTATGGAGAAGGTATGACCTTTTTAGACCATCTTGCTCAAGATAACGAACCGAAGTGGTTGAAATGGAAGATTGATTTTCACGAGTAGGTGTAGAACCAAAAAGCATATTGCGTCGCTCCTGCCGCTTAAGCTGACGCTCTAAACGTCGCTCCTGCCGCTTAAGCTGACGCTCTAAGCGTCGTTCATGAAAAGAAGAAGCCATAATATTTGAAAAATTGTCGAAAGACGAAACAGAATTGGCCAGAATATGAAGACCAAAGACAGTACTGATTAAAAAAGGGGTAAGCAAATTAAAGATAAGTTAAAGAATAATAATACAGGGTAACACAGGCAAACACAATACAAAAAACCAAAAAAGTTATGACAGTGTAAAACAAAGAGGGGGTTTTAGGGTAAAATAAGACATATGCAGATTGGTCTTGAAAAGAAAACCACCAATATTTGTATTATCAGCGCCTAGATCATTCTCATCAATATCAGCTTCTATACTGGGAGGACATCCCGAAGCATACTCTGTACCGGAATTGAACATACTGATCAAAGAAAACATGAAAAAGTTCATGGAAGAGTATAGGGATATTTTTATTCCACAAACACACGGATTGCTAAGAACGGTATCGGAACTATATGCAGGCGAACAAACAATGGAAACTATATCAATGTCACACAGATGGATAATTAGAAGAGCAGATAGAAAAACAAGTGATATATATGAGGAAATTTGTGAGAAAATTTACCCGTTAACATTAATAGACAAGAGCCCAGCATATGCACTACTTCCTCAGAGGTTAGCGAGAATAAAAAAGTATTTTCCTGATGCCTACTACCTACACATAACAAGACACCCAATAGATATGAACAAATCAATGTATAAGCTTGAGAAGGGAAAACTGTTGGCAATATTATCAAATTCGATAGATTTCTCAAAAGAAAATGAACTTATAGACCCACAACTTATGTGGTATACCTGTAACGCTAATATATTAGAGTTTCTGAAAAATATTAGTGAAGAAAAAAAGTTAACAATAAAAGGGGAGGAAATAATAAACAATAGAAAGGAGTCTCTAAGAAAAATATGCTCATGGATGAGTTGGAGTTGGTCTACAGATGCGTACGAACAAATGATCCATCCCGAAAACTCTCCCTATGCACAATTTGGGCCAATTGGAGCTGAGTTAGGTAGTGATCCTAATTTTTTACGATCACCAGAATTAAGACAAAATAATATCATAAGCGGTGGCCTAGAGGATAATCTTGATTGGGTAGAGAAAGGCAGAAAACTTTATCCTCATGTAAAGAAGATGGGACTAAAGTTGGGATACACTTAAGAAAAAACAAAAAATGAGAACAAAATCGATGTATATGCTAGAATGAGCTCATCCTCAGAGTTCAAATGTCCAAGCTGAAAACTTTGTCAGAACAGAGCCTCCAAAACGAAGTGATTGAAGTGGTGGCGGAAATCATAAAAGATTGGGATCTTGAATCTGAGCAAAAAATAAGTAACGAAACAGGGCTAATTGGAGAGTTGGAGTTTGAATCAATCGATATTGTAAGATTAGTCGTAGCATTAGAGCAACATTTTGAATGTAGAGGAATTCCATTTGAAAAACTATTCATGAAAGATGGTGAATACATATCAGAGTTAAGAATAAATGAAATTGCAACATTTTTAAA
This Synechococcus sp. WH 8016 DNA region includes the following protein-coding sequences:
- a CDS encoding rod shape-determining protein, with amino-acid sequence MLFRRFQLSRDIGIDLGTANTLIYVSGKGIVLQEPSVVAIDLERGVPLAVGDEAKLMLGRTPGNIRAVRPLRDGVIADFDAAEQMLKSFIQKGNEGRGIIAPRLVVGIPSGVTGVERRAVREAGLAGAREVHLIDEPVAAAIGAGLPVTEPVGTMIVDIGGGTTEVAVLSLGGTVLSESVRVAGDEISDSIGVHLKKVHNLVVGERTAEDIKIRIGSAFPDNDFDQTVMDVRGLHLLSGLPRTIQLQAGDLREAIAEPLNVIVEAVKRTLERTPPELAADIVDRGIMLAGGGALVRGISDLISHETGIFTHVAEDPLLCVVNGCGQVLEDYKRLQRVLDTPEFVRSASSL
- a CDS encoding single-stranded DNA-binding protein, whose product is MGVNSVTLVGRAGRDPEVRYFESGSMVANLTIAVNRRSRDDEPDWFNLEIWGKQAQVAADYVKKGSLLGIIGSFKLDRWTDRNSGEERSKPVVRVDRLELLGSKRDSEAGTGGFGGGSPSDEEVPF
- a CDS encoding DedA family protein, with the protein product MSLSELITQLPELIGQAVEANQWLGYGAIFAAMFLENLFPPIPSELIMPLGGFYVQQGQLQFVPVVLAGLIGTVLGALPWHGIGRLINEQRIEQWLERHGRWIGISPEELARSRRWFSRYGTALVFWGRLVPGIRTLISVPAGIELMPMAPFLIWTTAGSLIWTLLLTIAGMVLGEGYSNVEVWIDPVSKVIKVGLVIAVLAGGIWLALRIWRRRQSAD
- a CDS encoding integrase core domain-containing protein, yielding MVERLWHTVKYEEVYLHAYSDGWDAEINLARFLWRYCHVSPHSTLGGRISHEAYAQIEPCSSRPELTMSGARTFQ
- a CDS encoding IS3 family transposase, producing MARIDALYLVAIVDLFSRNVLSWKLSNSLDTEFCLDALEMALAGDCKPEIFRSDKGC
- a CDS encoding sulfatase-like hydrolase/transferase; translation: MANNLVYIILDSCRYDSFLSANASNILSLGKLSRRFTYASWTSPSHHTILMGLLPHESPRNVFASEVYKNEFSKWVERLDIPNLSFKSFVPYLSLPRMLKDNGYRTVARVSMPVLNKFTPASQHFDDYELMSNHNDFQGMIDIVDFDNESPTFYFFNLGETHYPYMLTDETLPHISGVHGVFKAMDDFMLTNRSETNNGSSFFEDQQMKFLHEQQSLCVNHVDSLMDSLFSKCPSNTYFIVSADHGELFGEDGYFGHGPIMHKKCFEVPLVEGMCP
- a CDS encoding lipopolysaccharide assembly protein LapB — its product is MHKPRLICTPLTPLTAVQYTMQSAKDKQYDISIDFLLNYIDRNPPSSFLSRCLSYLFCQIYDFENAFLWINKSLDLDSSCSDTYAQQGLIYICLQQHGCAETAYRKSIIINPTSSLANCGLGLIYCAKNEIELSVEYFSRAYHFSPPNESLSILYARALMEANQYETALKELDHLMIVNLASYRSFELLGELYLIMDNVDLAKSMFEAALIDSPDSVRSKLGLARTLLRTNHFEDADSLLNNLID
- a CDS encoding SDR family oxidoreductase gives rise to the protein MTFPDNVNLRGSVYLVAGASGGIGKSLSTLLHSLNATVVLVDLSTELLVDLVDDLSKSNPNAPKPQVFAADISSESSLKDLTTWYSAHFQHINGLVNCVGLLRTGESLKPISETSLSEWETIINVNLTGTFLLNRAFIPIMQKQRFGDIINISSVSGTQGRAFDGPYCSSKFGIIGLSESIAAEVSSSGIRVQCLLPDAVNTDLWLQNGSTSIQPSLMMTSENVASVILYMLQLPADIYMLNPIIAPMKRPKRRRNNN
- a CDS encoding PHB depolymerase family esterase, which produces MASSFHERRLERQLKRQERRLERQLKRQERRNMLFGSTPTRENQSSISTTSVRYLEQDGLKRSYLLHKPAVSSDVQLPLVIALHGGKTTADRLRKTSRLNDLADSEKFVVVYPNAHKKNWNDGRTSIGHNANDVSFINSLIDTIILSENVDSSRIYAIGISNGGFMSQRLGCELSNRIAAISVIAGAMPIDLELFCKPSRPMPVIMFSGTLDRFVPWKGGTSSKGRVGTFLSPLSTAKWWATNNNCSIQPRQEDVVSSSSVSKDSTNVIKYLFSECQDSSSVVLYKIIGGGHTWPSGSSQPRWLVGTTSYKVDASMLSWDFFKQYRR
- a CDS encoding sulfotransferase, whose product is MKRKPPIFVLSAPRSFSSISASILGGHPEAYSVPELNILIKENMKKFMEEYRDIFIPQTHGLLRTVSELYAGEQTMETISMSHRWIIRRADRKTSDIYEEICEKIYPLTLIDKSPAYALLPQRLARIKKYFPDAYYLHITRHPIDMNKSMYKLEKGKLLAILSNSIDFSKENELIDPQLMWYTCNANILEFLKNISEEKKLTIKGEEIINNRKESLRKICSWMSWSWSTDAYEQMIHPENSPYAQFGPIGAELGSDPNFLRSPELRQNNIISGGLEDNLDWVEKGRKLYPHVKKMGLKLGYT
- a CDS encoding acyl carrier protein, with the translated sequence MSKLKTLSEQSLQNEVIEVVAEIIKDWDLESEQKISNETGLIGELEFESIDIVRLVVALEQHFECRGIPFEKLFMKDGEYISELRINEIATFLNENATTGDN